One region of Bosea sp. 29B genomic DNA includes:
- a CDS encoding NlpC/P60 family protein — MTGADATRARVIAAARGWLGTPYHHQASLRGVGCDCLGLVRGVWRDLYGGEPEPTPPYSPYWAQQGSGETLAQAAERHLISVKPEEARPGDVLLFRWRAHLPAAHCAVLTEPDHILHAHDGAAVGEVAFTGWWRRHLSHVFAFPELDA; from the coding sequence ATGACCGGCGCAGATGCGACACGGGCGCGTGTCATCGCAGCAGCGCGTGGCTGGCTCGGCACGCCCTACCATCACCAGGCCTCGCTCCGTGGCGTCGGCTGCGATTGCCTCGGCCTGGTGCGTGGCGTCTGGCGCGATCTCTATGGCGGCGAGCCGGAGCCGACGCCGCCTTATTCGCCTTATTGGGCGCAGCAGGGCTCGGGTGAGACACTGGCGCAGGCTGCGGAACGTCATCTGATCTCGGTCAAGCCGGAAGAGGCACGTCCCGGCGACGTGCTGCTCTTCCGCTGGCGGGCGCATCTGCCGGCGGCGCATTGCGCCGTCCTGACCGAGCCGGACCACATCCTACACGCCCATGATGGCGCCGCGGTCGGCGAAGTCGCCTTCACCGGCTGGTGGCGACGCCATCTCAGCCATGTCTTCGCCTTTCCGGAGCTCGACGCCTGA